A stretch of Candidatus Nealsonbacteria bacterium DNA encodes these proteins:
- the thyX gene encoding FAD-dependent thymidylate synthase, which translates to MANILKNKGSHRILAIMAGLDGENPLQLIEIAGRTAYQSRDKITDESAAIFVKMLRDRGHESVLEHSCMTVEFNNVCRGFCYDEKTQILTREGWKYFKDVDISKDYFATLNLKTENLEYQKAIDRTDVFWNSKMYKVKSSMVDLLVTPNHRMVVRKPDRRRSGVKQSLFIAQTQEIVGKRICYKKNANWKGCYRKFFSLPKVKTSKHGTKIGFKVEMNTFLQFLGYYLSDGGLSDYKTTKEGRTGGVKVRIAQHKRLIKQKIAKICKKLQFNVKIEKSGISFSNYVLVQYLRKFGKKENRFIPKFIKALAPKQIKYFVQAYIEGDGNIHKKNHHRVIYTSSSKIADDLQELFLKMGESAKIRVDNRIGDSHVLNRQVVNKKILSYIISVSQANRCEPRINTHGRKHDSFVKYKGMVRCVTVPNGTLYVRRNGIPVWCGNTHELVRHRLASFTQESTRYVDESNFKAVVPPDKDPNEKLVELDFPNGTKIKVSFQEWMDLNEQMYRGLRKADWLPEDARQVLPTAIKAQIVMTANFREWRHVFKLRTAPNAHWEIRQVMTNLLNDVKQRIPVMFDDI; encoded by the coding sequence ATGGCAAATATCTTAAAAAACAAAGGCAGTCATAGAATATTAGCCATTATGGCAGGTTTAGATGGCGAAAATCCTTTACAGTTAATTGAAATTGCCGGTCGGACCGCCTATCAAAGCAGAGATAAAATTACTGATGAATCAGCTGCTATATTTGTGAAAATGTTAAGAGATAGAGGACATGAAAGCGTTCTTGAGCATTCTTGTATGACAGTAGAATTTAACAATGTTTGCAGGGGATTCTGTTATGATGAAAAAACACAAATTTTAACCAGAGAGGGTTGGAAATATTTTAAAGATGTGGATATCTCTAAAGATTATTTTGCCACTCTTAATTTAAAAACTGAAAATCTAGAGTATCAAAAAGCTATAGATAGAACAGATGTGTTTTGGAATAGTAAAATGTACAAGGTAAAATCTAGTATGGTTGATCTTTTGGTTACACCGAACCATAGAATGGTTGTAAGAAAACCTGATCGTAGAAGATCGGGAGTAAAACAATCACTTTTTATCGCTCAAACACAAGAAATAGTTGGGAAAAGAATATGTTATAAAAAGAACGCTAATTGGAAAGGATGTTATAGAAAATTTTTCTCTTTACCTAAAGTTAAAACTTCGAAACACGGTACAAAGATAGGGTTTAAAGTGGAAATGAATACTTTTCTTCAATTTTTAGGTTACTACTTGTCTGATGGAGGATTAAGTGATTACAAAACAACTAAAGAAGGAAGAACTGGTGGTGTAAAAGTGAGAATTGCGCAGCATAAAAGGCTTATTAAGCAAAAAATAGCTAAAATCTGTAAAAAACTACAATTTAATGTCAAAATTGAGAAATCAGGAATTAGTTTTTCAAATTATGTTTTAGTTCAGTATCTTAGGAAATTTGGCAAAAAAGAAAATAGATTTATACCTAAATTCATAAAAGCATTAGCGCCCAAGCAAATTAAATATTTTGTACAGGCATATATAGAAGGTGATGGTAATATTCATAAGAAAAACCATCATAGAGTAATATACACATCCTCTTCTAAGATAGCAGACGATCTACAAGAGTTATTTCTTAAAATGGGTGAATCTGCAAAGATTAGAGTAGATAATAGGATAGGGGACTCTCATGTTTTGAATAGACAGGTAGTAAATAAGAAAATATTGTCATATATAATTTCAGTCAGTCAAGCAAACCGTTGCGAACCTAGAATAAATACACACGGAAGAAAACATGACTCTTTTGTTAAATATAAAGGAATGGTTAGGTGCGTGACGGTCCCCAATGGAACACTATATGTTCGTAGAAATGGAATTCCCGTTTGGTGTGGAAATACCCATGAGTTAGTGCGCCATAGATTAGCTTCTTTTACCCAAGAATCTACGCGTTATGTTGATGAAAGCAATTTTAAAGCAGTTGTTCCGCCGGACAAAGACCCTAATGAGAAGTTGGTAGAACTGGATTTTCCAAATGGTACAAAAATAAAAGTTTCTTTTCAAGAGTGGATGGATTTGAATGAACAAATGTATCGGGGCTTGAGAAAGGCTGATTGGCTACCAGAAGACGCTCGGCAAGTTTTACCAACTGCCATTAAAGCCCAAATTGTAATGACCGCTAATTTTCGGGAATGGCGACATGTTTTCAAATTACGAACCGCTCCAAACGCTCACTGGGAAATCCGCCAGGTAATGACCAATCTCTTAAACGACGTTAAACAGCGAATACCAGTGATGTTTGACGATATTTAA
- a CDS encoding serine hydroxymethyltransferase — MMKLSKTDPKIYALIKKEIARQKEGLTLIASENYASSAVLKVMGTPLSNKYSEGYPQKRYYGGNEFIDEIEQIAINRAKKLFKAEQANVQPHSGSQANAAVYLALLNYRDKVLGIDLSAGGHLTHGSPVNFSGKLYKFAYYGVNPKTEKVDLKEVEKIALKFKPKLIIVSTTSYSRKLDFKGFRKIADKAKAYLMADIAHIAGLVVTGFHPHPFPYCDVVTTTTHKTLRGPRAGLILSKTEDRLDPKGKLNLAQKIDKAVFPGTQGGPLDHVIAAKAVCFLEAMKPSFRKYQEQILLNAKAMADEFIKEGIRVVSSGTDNHLMVIDVSPFGDSSKKIQDELDKVGIYVNRNAIPFDKRPPYNPSGIRLGSPAITSRGLKEKESRHVVRLIVKLIKNINNRKIKNEIKKEVKRMVKKFPIYDEFKF, encoded by the coding sequence ATAATGAAACTTTCAAAAACTGATCCTAAAATTTACGCTTTAATCAAAAAAGAAATTGCTCGGCAAAAGGAAGGCTTGACTTTAATTGCCTCAGAAAACTACGCCTCTTCAGCTGTTCTGAAAGTTATGGGTACGCCCTTGAGCAATAAGTATTCAGAGGGTTATCCCCAAAAAAGGTATTATGGCGGTAATGAATTTATTGATGAAATTGAGCAGATAGCGATTAATCGGGCAAAAAAATTATTTAAAGCAGAGCAGGCCAACGTTCAGCCCCATTCGGGTTCTCAGGCAAACGCTGCAGTTTATTTAGCCCTGCTTAATTATAGAGACAAGGTTTTAGGAATTGATTTATCGGCCGGCGGCCACTTAACTCACGGTTCTCCGGTTAATTTTTCAGGAAAATTATATAAATTTGCCTATTATGGAGTTAATCCAAAAACAGAAAAGGTTGATTTGAAAGAAGTTGAAAAAATCGCCCTAAAATTTAAACCAAAATTAATTATTGTCAGCACCACTTCTTATTCTAGAAAGCTTGATTTCAAAGGTTTTCGAAAAATTGCTGATAAAGCCAAAGCATATTTAATGGCCGATATTGCCCATATTGCTGGTTTAGTAGTAACTGGTTTTCATCCCCATCCGTTTCCTTATTGCGATGTGGTGACTACCACCACCCATAAAACCCTAAGAGGTCCGAGGGCTGGATTAATATTATCTAAAACTGAAGACAGATTAGATCCAAAAGGAAAACTCAACTTAGCTCAAAAAATTGATAAAGCGGTTTTCCCCGGCACACAGGGCGGACCCTTAGACCATGTAATTGCTGCTAAAGCCGTTTGTTTTTTGGAAGCAATGAAACCTTCTTTTAGGAAGTATCAGGAACAGATTCTCCTTAACGCCAAAGCTATGGCTGATGAATTTATAAAAGAGGGGATAAGAGTGGTAAGCTCCGGAACAGACAACCATTTAATGGTCATAGATGTTTCTCCTTTTGGGGACAGTTCTAAAAAAATCCAGGATGAATTAGATAAGGTTGGCATTTATGTTAACCGCAATGCTATTCCCTTTGACAAAAGACCCCCTTATAATCCTTCGGGTATTAGGCTGGGCTCTCCAGCCATAACCAGCCGGGGATTAAAGGAAAAAGAATCAAGACATGTTGTGCGACTAATTGTAAAATTAATAAAGAATATTAATAATCGAAAAATTAAAAACGAGATTAAAAAAGAAGTAAAAAGGATGGTTAAAAAGTTTCCAATCTACGATGAGTTTAAATTTTAA
- a CDS encoding bifunctional 5,10-methylenetetrahydrofolate dehydrogenase/5,10-methenyltetrahydrofolate cyclohydrolase yields the protein MRIFNGKKTAEKILLDLKKRISKEKLKPKLAVILVGQDKTSKLYIKLKRRAAKKIGIKLVLYKFKRNVVDEDKSSSPPLRCDARVVEEDKSSSLPFANARVVEEDKSSSLPFANARVKEEKIIQKIKNLNNNSSVHGVIVQLPLPKKFNPNRIIGTINPKKDVDGFRKNSCFSPVLLSAILFSMKRATKIFKKKKIVALVNSKILGETFKLFLKKEGIKIDYILTKKHLSFEIKKVRDKLKRADALVAVLGRPSFIKGDMIKDKAILIDAGITKIGPKKVVGDVDRESVKEKASFLTPVPGGIGPLTVALLLKNTYLAAKNYGKHS from the coding sequence ATGAGGATTTTCAATGGTAAGAAAACAGCTGAAAAAATCTTATTGGATTTGAAAAAAAGAATATCTAAAGAAAAACTTAAACCCAAATTAGCTGTAATCTTGGTCGGTCAAGACAAAACATCAAAACTCTACATAAAATTAAAAAGAAGGGCGGCTAAAAAAATTGGCATAAAGTTGGTTCTTTATAAATTCAAAAGAAATGTAGTCGATGAAGATAAATCTTCATCTCCGCCCCTTCGCTGTGACGCTCGGGTAGTCGAAGAGGATAAATCCTCTTCTTTACCCTTCGCTAACGCTCGGGTAGTCGAAGAGGATAAATCCTCTTCTTTACCCTTCGCTAACGCTCGGGTAAAAGAAGAAAAAATTATTCAAAAAATAAAAAACTTGAATAATAATTCTTCTGTCCATGGAGTTATTGTTCAGTTACCTCTTCCCAAAAAATTCAATCCGAATAGAATTATAGGAACCATAAATCCAAAAAAGGATGTTGACGGTTTTAGAAAAAACAGCTGCTTTTCGCCTGTATTGCTTTCAGCAATTTTATTTAGCATGAAAAGAGCAACAAAGATTTTCAAAAAAAAGAAAATCGTTGCCTTAGTCAATTCAAAAATTTTAGGGGAAACGTTTAAACTTTTTTTAAAAAAAGAAGGAATTAAAATAGATTATATTTTAACAAAAAAGCATCTCTCTTTTGAAATTAAAAAAGTGCGGGACAAATTAAAGAGGGCAGATGCTCTTGTTGCGGTTCTGGGTCGCCCCAGTTTTATTAAGGGCGATATGATAAAAGATAAGGCAATTTTAATTGATGCCGGCATTACTAAAATTGGACCAAAGAAAGTAGTCGGCGATGTTGATAGAGAAAGCGTAAAAGAAAAAGCGAGCTTCTTAACTCCGGTGCCCGGCGGCATTGGACCCTTAACAGTCGCTTTATTATTAAAAAACACATATTTAGCAGCAAAAAATTATGGAAAACACAGCTAA
- the deoC gene encoding deoxyribose-phosphate aldolase, with product MENTAKLIDQTFLKKGATEEEIKKVCQETKEYGFRGFCIFPEYTKLAGELLKDTEIKVITLIDEPTGASSHEERIKMVKKAKENGSDEVDVVMKIDSFKNGKYEEVLNDLKEICRILPIKVIIGSGYLTDEEIKKASEITKEAGAICVKTATINDPLDRMELPEKAKHIRIMKESAPGLLVKAAGSIRNLQDLKMMVEAGADIIGTSSGVEIVNEAKGKEIKTIEDGRITE from the coding sequence ATGGAAAACACAGCTAAATTAATTGACCAAACGTTTCTTAAAAAAGGAGCAACCGAGGAAGAAATAAAAAAGGTTTGCCAAGAAACAAAAGAATACGGTTTTCGGGGTTTTTGTATTTTCCCGGAATATACGAAATTAGCCGGAGAATTGCTGAAAGACACCGAGATTAAGGTTATAACTTTAATAGATGAGCCAACCGGCGCTAGTTCTCATGAAGAAAGAATTAAAATGGTAAAAAAAGCCAAAGAAAACGGCTCAGACGAGGTTGATGTGGTCATGAAAATAGATAGTTTTAAAAATGGGAAATACGAGGAGGTTTTAAATGATTTAAAAGAAATCTGCCGGATTTTGCCAATAAAGGTGATAATCGGTTCCGGTTATCTGACCGACGAAGAAATAAAAAAAGCATCGGAAATTACAAAAGAAGCCGGAGCAATTTGCGTCAAAACCGCCACCATAAACGACCCTTTGGACAGGATGGAGTTGCCGGAAAAAGCAAAACATATCAGAATTATGAAAGAATCCGCCCCCGGTTTATTGGTAAAAGCAGCCGGCTCCATCAGAAATTTGCAGGATTTAAAAATGATGGTTGAAGCCGGGGCTGATATTATTGGAACGAGTTCGGGAGTAGAAATTGTCAACGAAGCAAAAGGAAAAGAGATAAAAACAATAGAAGACGGTAGAATAACAGAATAG
- the gatB gene encoding Asp-tRNA(Asn)/Glu-tRNA(Gln) amidotransferase subunit GatB, whose translation MYQSTIGLEVHIELNTKSKMFCSCANDPNERYPNINVCPTCLGHPGTLPAINKEAVRKVIKTGLALNCQIPEYSKFDRKNYFYPDLPKGYQISQYDMPLCREGYLEINGKKIRIRRVHLEEDTGKLIHEKDCSLVDFNRAGIPLMELVTEPDITSAKEARKFAETLHLILHYLDVSDADMEKGQMRVEVNISLSKEKGVLGTKVEIKNLNSFKSVERAIEYEIQRQTEILNKKGKVIQETRGWLDEATASSRRFAGARVDDVKGITVSQREKEEAHDYRYFPEPDLPPLHFTKEEIQKIKAEIPELPQQRRERLKKEYNLLDKEVAEAKPHLPPCPTLGNSAIEVFVQNKDLGEYFEKVVSELGPRLPREKLLNLIKLATNYLITDLQGLLKEVSVASQGFLITPENFAEFITLIYEGKISSKIAKIVLEEMFKTGADPSHIIEEKGLVQITDETEIEKIIKEVISKNPKAVDDYKKGKANAFQFLIGQIMAQTKGKANPQIVRNVLNKTLSKV comes from the coding sequence ATGTATCAATCAACCATTGGCCTTGAAGTACACATAGAATTGAATACAAAAAGTAAAATGTTTTGTTCTTGCGCCAATGATCCCAATGAAAGATATCCCAATATTAATGTTTGTCCAACTTGCCTTGGACATCCGGGAACCCTCCCAGCGATAAATAAGGAAGCAGTAAGAAAGGTGATAAAAACCGGTTTGGCTTTGAATTGCCAAATTCCCGAATATTCAAAATTTGACAGGAAAAATTATTTTTATCCCGACCTTCCCAAGGGCTATCAGATATCGCAATATGATATGCCTCTTTGTAGGGAGGGCTATTTGGAAATCAACGGGAAGAAAATTCGCATTCGCCGAGTTCATCTGGAAGAAGATACCGGCAAGCTCATTCATGAAAAAGATTGTTCCTTGGTTGATTTTAATCGGGCCGGAATTCCTTTGATGGAGTTAGTTACTGAACCGGATATTACTTCGGCCAAAGAAGCAAGAAAGTTTGCTGAAACACTCCATTTAATTCTCCATTATCTTGATGTTTCTGATGCCGATATGGAAAAAGGACAGATGAGAGTGGAAGTTAATATTTCTTTGAGCAAAGAGAAAGGAGTATTGGGCACAAAAGTTGAGATAAAAAATCTTAATTCTTTCAAGTCCGTAGAAAGGGCTATTGAATATGAAATTCAAAGGCAAACAGAAATATTAAATAAAAAAGGAAAGGTTATTCAGGAAACGCGGGGTTGGCTCGATGAAGCTACTGCTTCATCTCGCCGCTTCGCTGGCGCTCGCGTGGACGATGTAAAAGGTATTACCGTTTCCCAGAGAGAAAAAGAAGAGGCCCATGATTATAGATATTTTCCTGAACCGGATTTACCACCTCTTCACTTTACCAAAGAAGAAATTCAAAAAATCAAAGCCGAAATTCCTGAACTTCCCCAACAAAGAAGGGAGCGCCTTAAAAAAGAATACAATTTATTAGATAAAGAGGTCGCTGAGGCGAAGCCTCATCTTCCACCTTGTCCCACCCTGGGGAACTCGGCAATTGAAGTTTTTGTTCAAAATAAAGACCTCGGCGAGTATTTTGAAAAAGTGGTTAGTGAACTTGGGCCAAGACTTCCCCGGGAAAAACTTTTAAATCTAATAAAATTAGCCACAAATTATTTAATTACTGATCTGCAAGGATTATTAAAGGAAGTATCGGTTGCCAGTCAGGGGTTTTTAATTACTCCGGAAAATTTTGCTGAATTTATTACCCTAATTTATGAGGGAAAAATTTCATCAAAAATCGCCAAAATAGTTCTTGAAGAGATGTTTAAAACCGGCGCCGACCCTTCTCATATTATTGAAGAAAAAGGATTAGTTCAGATAACTGATGAGACCGAAATTGAAAAAATCATCAAAGAAGTAATTTCTAAAAATCCAAAAGCGGTTGATGACTATAAAAAAGGAAAAGCAAATGCTTTTCAATTCTTAATCGGTCAAATAATGGCTCAAACAAAAGGCAAAGCCAATCCCCAAATAGTCAGAAATGTTTTGAATAAAACTTTGTCAAAAGTTTAA
- the miaA gene encoding tRNA (adenosine(37)-N6)-dimethylallyltransferase MiaA, producing MSKKLIVIVGPTASGKSDLAVKIAKKIKGEIISADSRQVYRGMDIGTGKVTPDTKNSSNFSTGQVKKKYIFTHKGIPHYCIDVASPKTRFNIVQYRKLALRAINKVFKKSKIPILCGGTGFYIQAVVDGIIIPEVPPDWKLRKKLEKKSVKELYQILKELDPRRAKTIEKENPRRLIRAIEIVMKTKKPVPSLKRAPLPYPASKKTSSSSPPSLPSEPRFLIIGIKKEKKELSSLIKKRLLKRLQPTHHPKLITEVKKLRKSGLSWKRLEEFGLEYRHVAQYLQGKLKYNEMTERIQKESEHFAKRQMTWFKKDKRIIWIKDYKEAGKSVEKFLKNK from the coding sequence ATGTCTAAGAAACTTATTGTCATTGTAGGGCCAACTGCTTCCGGGAAATCGGATTTGGCAGTGAAAATCGCTAAAAAAATCAAGGGCGAGATTATTTCGGCTGACTCAAGACAGGTTTACAGGGGAATGGATATTGGCACGGGAAAAGTAACCCCCGATACTAAAAATTCTTCGAATTTTAGTACGGGGCAAGTAAAAAAGAAATATATTTTCACACACAAAGGAATTCCACATTATTGCATTGATGTTGCCTCGCCAAAAACAAGATTTAATATTGTTCAATATAGAAAATTAGCCCTAAGGGCAATAAATAAAGTTTTTAAAAAAAGTAAAATCCCCATTCTTTGCGGCGGGACTGGTTTTTATATTCAGGCAGTAGTTGATGGAATAATAATTCCTGAGGTTCCGCCTGATTGGAAGTTACGAAAAAAATTAGAAAAAAAATCGGTTAAAGAACTTTACCAAATTTTAAAAGAACTGGATCCAAGAAGAGCAAAGACAATTGAAAAAGAAAATCCGAGAAGATTAATTCGGGCAATCGAGATTGTAATGAAGACAAAGAAACCGGTTCCTTCTCTTAAAAGGGCGCCACTACCCTATCCAGCGTCGAAGAAGACTTCGTCTTCTTCTCCACCTTCGCTTCCTTCGGAACCTCGGTTTTTGATAATTGGAATTAAAAAAGAAAAAAAGGAGCTAAGCTCCTTAATTAAAAAGCGACTTTTGAAAAGACTACAACCCACCCACCACCCTAAATTGATAACCGAAGTTAAAAAACTAAGGAAATCAGGATTGTCTTGGAAAAGATTAGAAGAATTTGGCTTAGAATACCGACATGTCGCCCAATATCTTCAAGGGAAATTAAAATACAATGAAATGACAGAGAGAATCCAAAAAGAAAGCGAACACTTTGCCAAGCGTCAAATGACCTGGTTTAAAAAAGACAAAAGAATTATTTGGATAAAAGATTACAAAGAAGCGGGAAAATCAGTAGAAAAATTTTTGAAAAATAAATAA
- a CDS encoding MiaB/RimO family radical SAM methylthiotransferase: MKYHIITYGCQMNKSDSERIAMFLEKKGYKPALNINWADLIVVNMCSVRQPAVDRVYGLIPKFDKLKAKNEKLKTILTGCILKEDRKKFAKHFDFILDINNLLKWPEMIKKKEYVLIKRSPNYYVCDYLKIEPKYKTFPLAFVPISNGCNNFCAYCVVPYVRGPLVCRDYKEILKEVKNAVQKGFREIWLLGQNVNRYRSKSKIKSRASICGSEAGEENEVLCDHQKSKIIDFAKLLKMVNDIPGDFKFFFTSPHPSDFSDELINTLAKCEKFGKYLNLPVQSGDNEILKKMGRPYTVEQYKKIVRKIRKKIPEINLSTDVIVGFPGETKKQFENTVKLFKEIKFNLAYISKYSPRPGTAAFQIKDNVPLEEKKRREKCLRNLLSL, from the coding sequence ATGAAATATCATATTATTACCTACGGCTGCCAAATGAATAAGAGCGATTCAGAACGAATTGCTATGTTTTTAGAAAAGAAAGGATATAAACCTGCCTTAAATATTAATTGGGCCGATTTGATTGTGGTTAATATGTGCTCAGTAAGGCAGCCAGCAGTTGATAGGGTTTATGGCTTAATTCCAAAATTTGACAAACTAAAAGCTAAAAACGAAAAGCTAAAAACTATTTTAACGGGTTGCATTCTAAAAGAAGATAGAAAAAAATTTGCCAAACATTTTGATTTTATTTTAGATATTAATAACCTGCTAAAATGGCCGGAAATGATCAAGAAAAAAGAATACGTCTTAATTAAGCGATCGCCGAATTATTACGTATGTGATTATTTGAAAATTGAGCCAAAATATAAAACTTTTCCTTTGGCTTTCGTTCCAATTTCTAATGGCTGTAATAATTTTTGTGCTTATTGCGTTGTCCCTTATGTCAGGGGTCCTTTGGTTTGCCGCGACTATAAAGAAATTTTGAAAGAGGTAAAAAATGCTGTTCAAAAAGGTTTTAGAGAAATTTGGCTTTTGGGTCAAAATGTCAATCGCTATCGCTCAAAATCAAAAATCAAAAGCCGAGCGTCAATTTGTGGAAGCGAGGCGGGAGAAGAGAACGAAGTTCTCTGCGACCATCAAAAATCAAAAATAATAGATTTTGCCAAATTACTAAAAATGGTCAATGATATTCCTGGCGACTTTAAGTTCTTTTTTACTTCGCCTCATCCCAGTGATTTTTCCGATGAATTAATTAATACTTTAGCCAAGTGTGAAAAATTTGGAAAATATCTTAATTTGCCGGTTCAATCCGGGGATAATGAAATTTTAAAAAAGATGGGCCGGCCGTATACGGTGGAACAGTACAAAAAGATAGTTAGAAAAATTAGAAAGAAAATTCCTGAGATTAATTTATCAACCGATGTTATTGTTGGCTTTCCTGGAGAGACAAAAAAACAATTTGAAAATACAGTCAAATTATTTAAAGAAATCAAATTTAATTTGGCCTATATTTCTAAATACTCTCCCCGGCCAGGCACAGCTGCTTTTCAAATAAAAGACAATGTTCCTTTAGAAGAAAAAAAGCGAAGAGAAAAATGTCTAAGAAACTTATTGTCATTGTAG
- a CDS encoding Kazal-type serine protease inhibitor family protein has product MSPENQEKFQEYVGKISGQKEKHLEIMGNLRAEIRTRKLREVDNEKVEMIRDLEEKIGKGKTKIIERVSEIVGGKIDCPFWAPPIPGFCKEGRMIIEKDPETGCPLPPRCIIPGEIEIPKPPIQPVPPERPEPGFCITIWDPVCGKDGKTYSNECFARLAGVEVDYKGVCRPIEKPIPEPPIRIPEPPIRIPGPPIERPIIGPLIPLIERPTEMPEIMPPPPIR; this is encoded by the coding sequence ATGAGCCCTGAAAACCAAGAAAAGTTTCAAGAATATGTCGGGAAAATTTCTGGCCAGAAAGAAAAGCACTTGGAAATTATGGGTAACCTTAGAGCTGAAATTAGGACCAGAAAACTAAGAGAAGTTGATAACGAAAAAGTTGAAATGATTCGGGATTTAGAAGAAAAAATTGGGAAAGGGAAGACAAAAATTATTGAGAGGGTAAGTGAAATTGTAGGGGGGAAGATTGATTGTCCTTTTTGGGCGCCGCCTATCCCTGGATTCTGTAAAGAAGGAAGAATGATTATTGAGAAAGACCCAGAAACTGGTTGTCCCCTACCTCCAAGATGTATTATTCCTGGGGAAATAGAGATTCCGAAACCACCGATTCAACCAGTTCCTCCTGAAAGACCTGAACCGGGGTTTTGTATTACCATATGGGACCCGGTCTGCGGCAAAGATGGCAAAACTTACAGCAACGAATGTTTTGCCAGATTAGCTGGAGTAGAGGTTGATTATAAGGGAGTTTGTAGGCCAATAGAAAAACCAATACCAGAACCGCCAATAAGGATACCAGAGCCGCCAATAAGGATACCAGGACCGCCAATAGAAAGACCAATAATAGGGCCGTTGATACCGTTGATAGAGAGACCAACAGAAATGCCTGAAATAATGCCTCCTCCCCCAATCAGATAA